A window of the Bos indicus x Bos taurus breed Angus x Brahman F1 hybrid chromosome X, Bos_hybrid_MaternalHap_v2.0, whole genome shotgun sequence genome harbors these coding sequences:
- the MID1IP1 gene encoding mid1-interacting protein 1, producing MMQICDTYNQKHSLFNAMNRFIGAVNNMDQTVMVPSLLRDVPLAEPELDNDVGVEVGGSGGCMEERTPPAPSPGSANGSFFAPSRDMYSHYVLLKSIRNDIEWGVLHQPPAAGSEEGSAWKSKDILVDLSNLEGADTGEEDLEQQFHYHLRGLHTVLSKLTRKANILTNRYKQEIGFSNWGH from the coding sequence ATGATGCAAATTTGCGACACCTACAACCAGAAGCACTCGCTCTTTAACGCCATGAATCGCTTCATCGGCGCCGTGAACAACATGGACCAGACGGTGATGGTGCCCAGTCTGCTGCGTGACGTGCCACTGGCCGAGCCCGAGCTGGACAACGACGTCGGCGTGGAGGTAGGCGGCAGTGGCGGCTGCATGGAGGAGCGCACGCCTCCGGCCCCTAGCCCGGGCAGCGCCAATGGCAGCTTTTTCGCGCCCTCCCGGGACATGTACAGCCACTACGTGCTGCTCAAGTCCATCCGCAACGACATCGAGTGGGGGGTCCTGCACCAGCCGCCGGCGGCAGGGAGCGAGGAGGGGAGCGCCTGGAAGTCCAAGGACATCCTGGTGGACCTGAGCAACCTGGAGGGCGCGGACACCGGCGAGGAGGACCTGGAACAGCAGTTCCACTACCACCTGCGAGGGCTGCACACTGTGCTCTCCAAACTCACGCGCAAAGCCAACATCCTCACTAACAGATACAAGCAGGAGATCGGCTTCAGCAATTGGGGGCACTGA